The following are encoded together in the Nitrosopumilus sp. b3 genome:
- a CDS encoding CDP-alcohol phosphatidyltransferase family protein: MLNNLRETLRPTLEKIGKGFASTGLSPNFWTVVGLVIALISAIVYGLGIEFGLIIGGLLLLVSGFFDMVDGQVARVTGKTSKKGSYLDSMFDKIAEVAIFLGILVGGYAEPYLVLLAITLSLLVSYARAKSDAIGIKLQGIGIGERAERLLVIAIVGIIGFMDIAIAIVVIIAGVTLIQRMIFTAKNISE, from the coding sequence GTGCTAAATAATCTAAGAGAAACACTTCGACCAACACTTGAAAAAATTGGTAAAGGATTTGCATCAACAGGCTTGTCTCCAAATTTTTGGACTGTTGTTGGTCTGGTAATTGCATTAATTTCAGCAATAGTTTATGGTCTTGGAATTGAATTTGGATTAATAATTGGAGGTCTGCTGTTACTTGTTTCAGGATTCTTTGATATGGTTGACGGTCAGGTTGCTAGAGTTACTGGAAAAACTTCAAAAAAAGGCTCATATCTTGATTCAATGTTTGATAAAATTGCCGAAGTTGCAATATTTTTAGGAATTTTAGTTGGTGGTTACGCAGAACCTTACCTTGTATTACTTGCAATTACGTTATCATTATTGGTAAGTTATGCTCGAGCAAAATCTGATGCAATAGGAATAAAGCTTCAAGGAATCGGTATTGGTGAAAGAGCTGAAAGATTATTGGTAATTGCCATTGTTGGAATAATTGGTTTTATGGATATTGCAATTGCAATTGTTGTAATCATTGCAGGGGTTACTCTAATTCAAAGAATGATTTTTACTGCAAAAAATATTTCAGAATAA
- a CDS encoding 30S ribosomal protein S26e, whose protein sequence is MPLKRASRGRTKGGKGSSGTVQCTNCGQTVPKDKAKKVTSKLNLVEHTLAKELRAQGAYIASPTVLKWYCISCAIHFKILKIRSEDNRRKRGKLR, encoded by the coding sequence ATGCCACTTAAGCGTGCAAGTAGGGGACGTACTAAAGGAGGAAAAGGATCATCGGGTACAGTTCAATGTACAAACTGTGGTCAAACAGTTCCAAAAGACAAAGCAAAAAAAGTTACATCCAAATTAAATTTGGTAGAACATACATTAGCAAAAGAACTACGTGCGCAAGGTGCATACATCGCTTCCCCAACAGTTCTGAAATGGTATTGTATTTCATGTGCAATTCACTTTAAAATTCTAAAAATTAGATCAGAAGACAACAGAAGAAAACGTGGAAAACTTCGTTAG
- a CDS encoding helix-turn-helix domain-containing protein: MQKQDLNPKNFKKDELGMIEHINDVSLEFSSMLGLDFQAGQIYMNLLRVGPTTTGALAKEMKIDRNKIYRIIDDLVNSGFVSMTLSSPKLCIATEPQNAIELVLHKKKKEIDKINKSKKEIIEKIESVVAAPLGTSIPTFRVIQGLNNVYSSIGMSIEHSKGVVYIVTSIKDIIRMYHSDIPEKIKLSIQNGGKVFVITNSDEKKMIPYIKRLNATEVKIGKLPSNGRILAFENKQMFMSDSTNAHDFMDESSDISLCTDATEMTHNISKLCQFLWEVSTPINLK, encoded by the coding sequence ATGCAGAAGCAGGATCTAAATCCCAAAAATTTCAAAAAGGATGAACTGGGAATGATTGAGCATATCAACGATGTGAGCTTGGAATTCTCTTCTATGCTTGGATTGGATTTTCAGGCAGGACAGATTTACATGAATTTGCTGAGAGTGGGGCCAACTACTACTGGTGCATTGGCAAAAGAGATGAAAATTGACCGAAACAAAATCTACAGAATTATTGATGATTTAGTAAATTCAGGATTTGTTTCAATGACCCTGTCCAGCCCAAAACTATGTATCGCAACGGAGCCTCAAAATGCTATTGAACTAGTCCTGCATAAAAAGAAAAAAGAGATAGACAAAATAAATAAATCTAAAAAAGAGATCATAGAAAAAATTGAAAGTGTGGTAGCTGCACCTTTGGGAACATCAATTCCAACATTTCGTGTGATTCAGGGATTAAACAATGTCTATTCTAGTATCGGCATGTCGATAGAACATTCCAAAGGCGTTGTCTATATTGTTACATCTATCAAAGATATCATTCGAATGTATCATAGTGATATCCCTGAAAAAATTAAACTATCAATACAAAATGGCGGTAAGGTATTTGTAATAACAAATTCTGATGAGAAAAAAATGATTCCATACATTAAACGGCTAAATGCTACCGAAGTAAAGATTGGAAAACTGCCATCAAATGGGAGAATTTTAGCTTTTGAAAATAAACAAATGTTCATGTCTGATTCTACAAACGCCCATGACTTTATGGATGAAAGTTCTGATATTTCACTATGCACTGACGCAACAGAAATGACACATAACATTTCAAAGCTTTGTCAATTTTTGTGGGAAGTGTCAACTCCAATAAACCTAAAATAA
- a CDS encoding PfkB family carbohydrate kinase: MKLAVFAHCAIDTISLDGSNYEQIGGSACYCGITAKQFKFDVDLFTKFGSDFPKQYLTENKINFINSESEKNTTKFSISISGSDRTLKLENECDAIDYSSVDADGHLVSPIYHEITNDVFNKIKNDSNFLFIDPQGFLREKDAQNNIILKNTDLDLSGVNAIKINPEEGKCLVNGTHDEMMLALQKKGIEHVLLTNKTDVSLLVKDKIYSITLPNKNIHDTTGIGDIFCATFACTLLKEKDFLWALSFAGGAAQAALDSKNIGLQKIPSKGIIQNNAVYFYNLIKFRNL, encoded by the coding sequence ATGAAATTGGCAGTATTTGCACATTGTGCAATTGATACTATTTCTTTAGATGGGTCAAACTATGAACAAATTGGGGGCTCAGCTTGTTATTGTGGTATAACTGCAAAACAGTTCAAATTTGATGTCGATTTGTTTACCAAATTTGGTTCTGATTTCCCAAAACAATATCTCACTGAAAATAAAATAAATTTTATAAATTCAGAATCAGAAAAAAACACTACGAAATTCTCAATCAGTATTTCTGGTTCAGACAGAACCCTCAAACTTGAAAATGAGTGTGATGCTATAGATTATTCATCTGTGGATGCCGATGGTCATCTTGTAAGTCCGATATATCATGAAATAACAAATGATGTTTTTAACAAAATTAAAAATGACTCAAATTTTCTCTTTATTGATCCTCAAGGATTTTTGAGAGAAAAAGATGCTCAAAACAACATTATTTTAAAAAATACTGATCTTGATTTATCTGGAGTCAATGCCATCAAGATAAATCCTGAAGAAGGAAAATGTCTTGTCAACGGAACTCATGATGAAATGATGTTGGCACTGCAAAAAAAAGGAATTGAACACGTACTCTTGACCAATAAGACTGATGTATCTCTTTTAGTAAAAGACAAAATCTACTCTATTACCCTTCCAAACAAAAATATTCATGATACTACCGGAATTGGAGATATTTTTTGTGCTACCTTTGCTTGTACACTTCTTAAGGAAAAGGATTTCTTGTGGGCACTCTCATTTGCAGGCGGTGCTGCTCAAGCTGCACTTGATTCGAAAAATATTGGATTGCAAAAAATACCTTCAAAAGGCATTATTCAAAACAATGCGGTGTATTTTTACAACTTGATAAAATTCCGAAATCTATAA
- a CDS encoding NAD(+)/NADH kinase, whose amino-acid sequence MQIGIYGSGTAENAAKIIRKILDENGIKSFPITKSKGKTTDCVIVLGGDKGVRNYFHRTFDSTSPVLGISEGEASGFLAQIELREFSSYVGILKKQNYTVEEVPRLGVKIDGKNVYPVLNDVAVFSSKSAMLMEHTLRVNGEEVWHDNSDGIIVSTPIGSSAYSMSAGGPVLFQDSKVFEIISVNSLDVTRRPIIVSNESLIEIDDVSARLHCEAVLDGLDRFKVNKTVECTQFFPPAKIIRLKKDSTAISALAKKVHLAEELLSMPPSSKLLLKTLEYEGALTQKDLANKTLLPDRTVRLALSHLLKKGYVKKKVSIRDARQKIYEISKIE is encoded by the coding sequence GTGCAAATAGGAATCTATGGTTCTGGAACTGCAGAAAATGCAGCAAAGATAATCAGAAAAATTTTGGATGAGAACGGAATTAAATCATTTCCAATCACAAAATCAAAAGGAAAAACCACTGACTGTGTTATTGTATTGGGTGGTGACAAGGGAGTACGAAATTATTTTCATAGAACTTTTGATTCCACATCGCCCGTATTGGGAATTAGTGAAGGAGAAGCAAGTGGATTTTTGGCACAAATTGAACTAAGAGAATTTTCATCATATGTTGGAATTTTAAAAAAACAAAATTACACAGTTGAAGAAGTACCGCGTCTAGGTGTGAAGATTGATGGAAAAAATGTCTATCCTGTATTAAATGACGTTGCTGTATTTTCATCAAAGAGTGCTATGCTTATGGAGCACACATTACGAGTCAATGGTGAAGAAGTTTGGCACGACAATAGTGATGGCATAATTGTTTCCACTCCTATTGGGTCTTCTGCATATTCCATGTCTGCTGGAGGCCCAGTTTTGTTTCAAGACTCTAAAGTATTTGAAATAATCTCAGTAAACTCTCTTGATGTAACTAGAAGGCCCATTATCGTATCAAATGAAAGCTTGATTGAAATTGATGATGTGTCTGCAAGATTACACTGTGAAGCTGTACTTGATGGTCTTGACAGATTCAAAGTGAACAAAACAGTAGAGTGCACACAGTTTTTTCCACCTGCAAAAATCATTCGACTAAAAAAAGATTCCACTGCAATTTCTGCATTGGCAAAAAAAGTTCATTTGGCTGAAGAACTACTTAGCATGCCTCCAAGCTCAAAATTACTCTTAAAGACATTGGAATATGAGGGTGCATTAACACAAAAGGATCTTGCAAATAAGACATTATTACCAGACAGAACTGTTCGATTAGCATTAAGCCATTTATTGAAAAAAGGGTATGTCAAAAAGAAGGTCTCAATTCGAGATGCAAGACAAAAAATTTATGAAATTTCAAAAATAGAATAA
- the pyrG gene encoding CTP synthase (glutamine hydrolyzing) — MQTKFIFVTGGVMSGLGKGVTTSSIAKLLQLADQKVSCIKIDPYLNYDAGTMNPVAHGEVFVTEDGGECDMDIGNYERFLNQDIPKSHNITTAQVYSSVIEAERKGEYLGACVQIIPHVTDEIKNRIRKIAEDEKLDFLIVECGGTVGDIESLPFLEALRQLRVEEGPQGVIFAHVTLAPSLDVVGEQKTKPTQHSVQELRRIGIQPDFLAVRCTLPLEEKTKKKIAMFTNVTPKDVLSCHDANSIFEVPQILYDQGIMDSIFTKFGKVGMVNASANWDKWNEIAQSMVNHEDQKVKIAMVGKYVTLADSYVSVNHALKHAGAKIGKSVDIKWIDSESISDYSILSNFDGILVPGGFGTRGSEGIIKTADYAREKNIPYLGICFGFQLAAIAFGRNVLKLEDSNSTEIKPDAKNPIVDLLPEQKDVADMGGSLRLGANEVKIKENTNAHKIYNANSINKRHRHRYEINSKYIPEFEKNGLIFSADSDGGKRMEILEIPSHKFYLGVQFHPEFNSRPGYPEESFSAFLKAASQ, encoded by the coding sequence GTGCAGACAAAGTTTATTTTTGTTACAGGTGGTGTGATGTCTGGTCTTGGAAAAGGCGTTACTACCTCATCTATTGCAAAATTATTACAGTTAGCTGACCAAAAAGTTTCTTGCATAAAGATAGATCCTTATCTGAATTATGATGCAGGTACAATGAATCCAGTAGCTCACGGCGAAGTCTTTGTCACAGAGGATGGAGGAGAATGTGATATGGATATTGGAAATTATGAAAGATTTCTAAATCAAGACATACCAAAAAGTCACAACATTACAACTGCTCAAGTTTATTCATCAGTAATTGAGGCAGAAAGAAAAGGAGAATACCTGGGTGCATGTGTTCAAATCATACCACATGTTACAGATGAGATAAAAAACAGAATCAGAAAGATTGCAGAGGATGAGAAACTAGACTTTTTGATTGTAGAGTGTGGCGGCACAGTAGGAGATATTGAATCATTGCCATTTTTAGAGGCACTCAGACAACTAAGAGTTGAAGAGGGACCACAAGGAGTAATTTTTGCTCATGTCACATTAGCTCCATCATTAGATGTAGTTGGAGAGCAAAAAACAAAACCCACACAACATAGTGTGCAAGAACTGAGAAGAATAGGTATTCAGCCTGACTTTCTAGCAGTTAGATGCACATTACCTCTAGAAGAAAAAACAAAAAAGAAGATTGCGATGTTCACAAATGTAACACCAAAAGATGTTCTATCTTGTCATGATGCAAACTCAATTTTTGAGGTTCCACAGATATTGTATGACCAAGGAATAATGGATTCAATATTTACAAAATTTGGAAAGGTTGGTATGGTCAATGCATCTGCAAATTGGGACAAGTGGAATGAGATTGCTCAAAGCATGGTAAACCACGAAGATCAAAAGGTAAAGATTGCAATGGTTGGAAAGTATGTAACACTTGCAGATAGTTATGTGAGTGTAAATCACGCACTAAAACATGCAGGTGCAAAAATAGGAAAGTCAGTAGACATCAAGTGGATAGACTCTGAATCAATATCTGATTATAGTATTTTGTCTAATTTTGATGGTATTTTAGTTCCGGGAGGATTCGGCACAAGAGGCTCAGAAGGGATAATCAAAACAGCAGACTATGCACGTGAAAAAAATATCCCATATCTAGGAATATGTTTCGGATTTCAGTTAGCAGCAATTGCATTTGGAAGAAATGTACTGAAATTAGAAGATAGTAATTCTACGGAAATCAAACCAGATGCAAAAAACCCAATCGTAGATTTACTTCCAGAACAAAAAGATGTTGCAGATATGGGAGGTTCCCTAAGACTAGGGGCAAATGAAGTAAAAATTAAAGAAAATACAAATGCACATAAAATTTACAATGCAAATTCTATCAACAAGCGTCACAGACACAGATACGAAATTAATAGTAAATACATACCAGAATTTGAAAAAAATGGATTGATATTTTCAGCTGATAGTGATGGCGGGAAAAGAATGGAGATTTTAGAAATACCTTCCCACAAGTTCTATCTAGGGGTTCAATTCCATCCAGAATTCAATAGTAGACCAGGATATCCTGAAGAGTCTTTTTCAGCATTTCTTAAAGCAGCTTCTCAATAA
- a CDS encoding plastocyanin/azurin family copper-binding protein — protein sequence MKLAFFALSILSVFILSSSTLAFAETNYEIKIPSGASDPGAPFFWSEKTTGETTGIITIYPGDSVTWKNADTAFHTVTSVSQSGEENGLFDSGFFTAGDSYTRQFDELGDFYYYCSLHPWMNGVVHVVKNPGSVQSISRVASGYSDDGLGFEVKYILDTPLAKAVHIDPEGSSLTFTIPGETKNEQISLILPPELIENPNTAWVDGEMVEVEIEETSSGSKLIIPIKPNSKEIKVMGSYVIPEFGFLAMAVLCVGLFSTLFIVRSKFSFIR from the coding sequence ATGAAACTCGCATTTTTTGCCTTGTCTATTTTGTCTGTGTTTATTCTAAGTTCTAGCACGCTTGCATTTGCGGAGACTAACTATGAAATCAAGATTCCTTCAGGTGCATCTGATCCTGGTGCACCGTTCTTCTGGTCTGAAAAAACAACTGGTGAGACCACTGGAATAATCACAATTTATCCAGGTGATTCTGTAACTTGGAAAAATGCTGACACTGCATTTCATACTGTAACGTCTGTTTCTCAATCCGGGGAAGAAAATGGTCTGTTTGATAGTGGTTTTTTCACAGCAGGTGATTCATACACAAGACAATTTGATGAACTAGGCGATTTTTATTATTACTGTAGCCTTCACCCTTGGATGAACGGTGTCGTTCATGTGGTAAAGAATCCTGGAAGTGTTCAATCCATTTCACGTGTTGCCTCTGGATATAGTGATGATGGCTTGGGCTTTGAAGTAAAATACATTTTAGATACTCCTCTTGCAAAAGCAGTTCATATTGATCCTGAAGGAAGTTCTCTAACATTTACTATTCCTGGAGAGACAAAAAATGAACAAATTTCACTTATTTTGCCACCTGAACTAATTGAAAATCCAAACACTGCTTGGGTGGATGGTGAGATGGTCGAAGTCGAAATAGAAGAGACATCTTCTGGCTCAAAATTAATTATCCCGATTAAGCCAAATTCCAAAGAAATCAAAGTAATGGGATCTTATGTTATTCCTGAATTTGGATTTTTGGCAATGGCTGTTTTGTGTGTTGGACTGTTCTCAACTCTGTTCATTGTACGATCAAAATTTTCGTTTATCAGATAA
- the trpA gene encoding tryptophan synthase subunit alpha, with product MSKIKEKFAELERKNQKAMISYIMAGFPNEKATISTVRGLVKGGVDIIELGFPFSDPLADGPVIQNASTISLDKGTKINKFFSLVKKIRKETDIPLVLMTYTNILYHKGYSKFIKDAKNAGIDGFILPDMSVEESKEYIDAAKNNADTIFLISPNTSKKRIEKISKVSTGFLYLVAVFGTTGIKTGIKNYTLKAIKDVKKQTKGRIPIGVGFGVSTPEDVKKYISAGADAVIVGSAYLQLIEKTPQNKLESKIASFTKNLKKNTILKK from the coding sequence ATGTCAAAGATTAAAGAAAAATTTGCAGAGTTAGAGAGGAAAAATCAAAAAGCCATGATTTCATACATTATGGCAGGATTTCCAAATGAAAAGGCCACGATTTCAACTGTTAGAGGCCTAGTCAAAGGTGGTGTGGATATTATTGAGTTAGGATTTCCATTTTCAGACCCATTAGCTGATGGCCCCGTAATTCAGAATGCAAGTACCATATCATTAGACAAAGGAACAAAGATTAACAAGTTTTTTTCCCTAGTTAAAAAAATCAGAAAAGAGACAGACATTCCACTAGTATTAATGACATATACGAATATTTTGTATCACAAAGGATACTCAAAATTTATCAAAGATGCAAAAAATGCAGGAATTGATGGATTCATCCTTCCAGATATGTCAGTTGAGGAATCAAAAGAGTATATCGATGCTGCAAAAAATAATGCAGATACAATATTTTTAATCTCTCCAAATACCTCAAAGAAAAGAATAGAAAAGATCTCCAAAGTTTCAACAGGATTTTTGTATCTAGTAGCAGTATTTGGCACCACAGGAATCAAGACAGGAATTAAAAATTATACATTAAAAGCAATAAAGGATGTCAAAAAACAAACAAAGGGAAGAATCCCCATAGGAGTAGGATTCGGGGTTTCAACACCGGAGGACGTAAAAAAATACATCAGTGCAGGGGCAGATGCAGTAATTGTTGGCAGCGCATATCTACAATTGATAGAGAAAACACCTCAAAACAAATTAGAATCAAAGATTGCATCTTTTACAAAAAATCTAAAAAAGAATACCATTCTAAAAAAATAA
- the trpB gene encoding tryptophan synthase subunit beta — translation MKYPKNGRFGEFGGKYIPETLVPAIEELEENYLKFKNDKNFKKELDYYLKVYAGRPTPLYYAKNLSEKLGGAKIYLKREDLLHGGAHKINNTLGQALLAKKMNKKRIIAETGAGQHGVATAMACAALGMKAEVYMGYKDTIRQKLNVFRMDLLGAKVHPVKSGSKTLKDAINEAIRDWITNVETTYYLLGSAVGPHPYPVMVRDFQSVIGEEIKVQMKKINNKAPDSVIACVGGGSNAIGTFYPLVDTNAEIIGVEAAGQGLKSKMHSATLSAGSKGVLHGMMTYLLQDDEGQITETHSISAGLDYPGVGPEHSYYKDSKRVKYHSATDVEVIDAFLMLTRTEGIIPALESAHAIAEAIKVARKGKKSESIVVTLSGRGDKDVEEVQNYLNKNVKD, via the coding sequence TTGAAATATCCTAAAAATGGCAGATTTGGAGAGTTTGGTGGAAAATACATTCCCGAAACACTTGTTCCTGCCATTGAAGAATTAGAAGAGAACTATCTAAAGTTCAAAAATGATAAAAATTTCAAAAAAGAATTAGACTATTATCTTAAAGTGTATGCAGGACGACCTACCCCATTATACTATGCAAAGAATTTATCAGAGAAACTAGGTGGTGCTAAAATCTATCTAAAGCGAGAAGACCTACTACATGGAGGAGCCCACAAAATCAACAATACATTGGGACAAGCATTATTGGCAAAAAAAATGAACAAAAAAAGAATCATTGCAGAAACAGGGGCAGGACAACACGGAGTTGCAACAGCAATGGCATGCGCAGCTCTTGGTATGAAAGCCGAAGTCTACATGGGATACAAAGATACGATTAGGCAAAAGCTAAATGTCTTTAGAATGGATTTACTTGGGGCAAAGGTGCATCCTGTAAAGTCAGGTTCAAAGACACTCAAGGATGCAATTAATGAGGCAATTAGAGATTGGATTACAAATGTAGAGACGACATACTATCTTCTTGGCTCAGCTGTTGGCCCACATCCTTATCCGGTTATGGTAAGGGATTTTCAAAGTGTGATAGGGGAAGAGATCAAAGTACAAATGAAAAAAATAAACAACAAAGCACCAGATAGTGTAATTGCGTGTGTTGGAGGAGGCTCTAATGCAATAGGCACATTTTATCCACTAGTGGACACTAATGCAGAAATTATCGGAGTAGAGGCTGCAGGTCAAGGATTAAAATCAAAGATGCATTCTGCAACACTTTCTGCGGGATCCAAAGGAGTTCTACATGGGATGATGACATATCTTCTTCAAGATGACGAAGGACAAATTACTGAAACACACAGTATTTCAGCAGGGTTAGACTATCCAGGTGTTGGTCCTGAGCATTCATACTATAAGGATTCAAAGAGAGTGAAATATCATTCAGCAACAGATGTTGAAGTTATTGATGCATTCCTAATGCTTACAAGAACAGAGGGCATCATTCCGGCCCTTGAATCAGCTCATGCAATTGCAGAGGCAATCAAAGTAGCAAGGAAAGGAAAGAAATCAGAATCAATTGTAGTAACACTTTCTGGAAGAGGAGACAAAGACGTAGAAGAAGTACAAAATTATCTGAATAAAAATGTCAAAGATTAA
- a CDS encoding indole-3-glycerol-phosphate synthase — MAENILRKLVNNSQMAIDDGTYDIDADLQKSNKDFVQIIKTNQHATLLTEIKFASPSLGKIRTTSDPVSIANKMIAGGAKALSILTQPHLFNGSPEFFMKVRQTVDVPLLMKDIMIDKVQIDAAKKIGADYMLVIQSLFDQKFLKDIDDFISYGHKQGLEILLEVHTKEEFENALNTEADIIGINNRNLDTLEIDLKTTERVLEGHDKSRIILSESGIETPDDINYLRKIGADAFLIGSSIMKSDNIQEQVKKLVNAY, encoded by the coding sequence ATGGCAGAAAATATTCTCAGAAAACTTGTAAACAATTCACAAATGGCAATAGATGATGGAACGTATGATATTGATGCAGATTTGCAAAAATCAAATAAAGACTTTGTACAAATAATTAAGACAAATCAGCATGCGACACTTTTAACAGAGATAAAATTTGCATCGCCCTCACTTGGGAAGATTAGGACAACATCAGATCCTGTAAGCATTGCAAATAAAATGATTGCAGGAGGTGCAAAGGCATTATCAATTTTGACACAGCCACATCTGTTTAATGGGTCACCGGAATTTTTTATGAAGGTAAGGCAAACAGTGGATGTCCCGCTATTGATGAAAGATATCATGATTGACAAGGTTCAGATTGATGCGGCAAAGAAGATAGGGGCGGACTATATGCTTGTAATTCAGTCTCTATTTGATCAAAAATTCCTCAAAGACATTGATGATTTTATCAGTTACGGGCACAAACAAGGACTGGAAATTCTACTGGAGGTTCACACAAAAGAGGAATTTGAAAATGCCCTAAATACAGAGGCAGATATCATTGGAATCAATAACAGGAATCTAGATACACTGGAAATTGATCTGAAAACAACTGAAAGAGTACTAGAAGGGCATGATAAATCAAGAATAATTCTATCAGAGAGCGGAATTGAGACTCCAGATGATATCAATTATCTAAGAAAAATTGGTGCAGATGCATTTCTGATTGGCTCTAGCATAATGAAAAGCGATAACATTCAAGAACAGGTAAAAAAATTGGTGAATGCATATTGA
- the trpD gene encoding anthranilate phosphoribosyltransferase, which yields MISEIIAKLQQKTDLNYEEMNTIMTEILSGKTNDEQNMDFLSNLAQKGETDDELLAMLDKMQEYSLKVDTKNKGTIIDMCGTGGDKLQTFNVSTTASFVVAAAGGIVAKHGNRSSSGVSGSADIFEYFGYDLSLEPAQISEILLKHNICFMFAQKFHPAMKHVSNARKQLGKRTAFNLLGPLSNPAGVKNQLVGVFSTEFLDRLPVILKRKGAENIMTVRSDDGMDEFSTSAVNRVCILRDDKVLMNAIDPEVIGLHKSKLKDIQIKTRGDALKSFVGVLNNTANQAMIETTALNAAGGLIVANIADNFEEGVEIALNTIKDGKAFSLLEKFVKDTGDISKLKEMI from the coding sequence ATGATCTCAGAGATTATAGCAAAACTGCAGCAAAAGACAGATCTGAATTATGAGGAAATGAACACAATCATGACGGAAATACTATCAGGAAAAACAAATGATGAGCAGAACATGGACTTTCTATCAAATCTTGCACAAAAAGGAGAGACTGATGATGAGTTATTAGCTATGTTAGACAAAATGCAAGAGTACTCACTCAAAGTAGATACAAAAAACAAAGGAACCATTATTGATATGTGCGGAACTGGAGGAGACAAGCTTCAAACATTCAATGTCTCAACTACAGCGTCATTTGTAGTAGCAGCTGCAGGTGGAATTGTTGCAAAGCATGGGAATCGTTCAAGTTCAGGAGTTTCAGGCAGTGCAGATATTTTTGAGTATTTTGGGTATGATTTGAGTCTAGAGCCTGCACAAATTTCAGAGATTTTGCTAAAGCATAACATCTGCTTTATGTTTGCACAAAAATTTCACCCTGCAATGAAACATGTCTCAAATGCAAGAAAACAGTTAGGAAAAAGAACCGCATTTAATTTGCTAGGTCCACTCTCAAATCCGGCTGGAGTAAAAAATCAACTCGTAGGAGTTTTTTCAACAGAGTTTCTTGATAGATTACCTGTAATTCTAAAAAGAAAAGGTGCTGAAAACATTATGACAGTACGCTCAGATGATGGGATGGATGAATTTTCCACAAGTGCAGTAAATCGCGTATGCATTTTGAGGGATGACAAAGTGCTGATGAATGCAATTGATCCTGAAGTGATAGGACTGCATAAATCAAAACTGAAAGATATTCAAATTAAAACTAGAGGTGATGCATTAAAATCATTTGTAGGAGTTCTAAATAATACTGCAAATCAAGCCATGATTGAGACAACAGCACTTAATGCTGCAGGAGGATTAATTGTTGCAAACATTGCAGATAATTTTGAGGAAGGAGTAGAGATTGCATTAAACACAATTAAAGATGGGAAAGCATTTTCACTATTAGAGAAATTTGTTAAAGATACAGGAGATATTTCAAAATTAAAGGAGATGATATAA
- a CDS encoding aminodeoxychorismate/anthranilate synthase component II: MKFLIIDNYDSFVYNIAQYLGELGVESTVIRNDKITLEQIKQNNYDGIIISPGPGTPEDKKYFGICSDVIKEIGPTTPILGVCLGHQGIIHAFGGKVTNAGCVRHGKTSPVKHTNSELFQNVKNPFRATRYHSLVGDKTIIPDTLQVTATANDDGEVMGISHKKYLIQGVQFHPESIMTEDGKKILENFINQVKERKSGSK; the protein is encoded by the coding sequence ATGAAATTTCTAATTATTGACAATTATGATTCATTTGTGTACAATATTGCACAGTACCTAGGAGAGTTGGGAGTAGAAAGCACTGTAATTAGAAACGACAAAATTACTTTGGAGCAGATAAAACAAAACAACTATGATGGAATAATAATTTCTCCAGGGCCTGGAACTCCTGAGGATAAAAAATATTTTGGAATTTGCTCAGATGTAATCAAAGAGATTGGACCTACAACACCAATTCTAGGAGTATGTCTAGGACACCAAGGAATTATTCATGCTTTTGGGGGCAAAGTAACTAATGCAGGATGTGTTCGACATGGAAAGACAAGTCCGGTAAAGCATACAAATTCAGAGTTATTCCAAAATGTAAAGAATCCATTTAGAGCAACAAGATATCATAGTTTAGTTGGAGATAAAACAATAATTCCAGATACTTTACAAGTTACAGCAACAGCTAATGATGATGGAGAAGTGATGGGAATCAGCCATAAAAAATATCTCATTCAAGGCGTCCAATTTCATCCCGAATCCATAATGACTGAGGATGGAAAAAAGATCCTGGAGAATTTCATAAATCAGGTAAAGGAGAGAAAGTCAGGCTCAAAATGA